One genomic window of Gossypium hirsutum isolate 1008001.06 chromosome D11, Gossypium_hirsutum_v2.1, whole genome shotgun sequence includes the following:
- the LOC107911445 gene encoding agamous-like MADS-box protein AGL104 isoform X2 encodes MGRVKLQIKRIENDTNRQVTFSKRRNGLIKKAYELSILCDIEIALIMFSPSGRVSHFSGKKSLVRNKEILLSTLKKLQAEHDFVLQLASSTTNTTTNSNVEELHREINNLRQQIQLAEEQLRVYEPEPEPLTLTSMAEFESCEKNLEQVLTRITQRKNYLTTNHLSSFTDPSSVQMYLDAQEGMPNSFGNDVVGWLPDNGQSQNPTQYCAGSESPSIPVRNQSSMNTVYDPMGHGTNMSEMGGCHVTTTSSNDGLPSWHHNYSSTELLSAFMSSPTSFPLIKDIGDPSIPTKQEQVESGTNFPQMPCRDEDLLKILDEMTKMVNE; translated from the exons ATGGGTCGTGTTAAACTTCAAATTAAAAGGATCGAGAATGATACCAACCGACAAGTCACCTTCTCCAAACGTAGAAATGGACTAATCAAGAAAGCTTATGAGCTTTCCATCCTTTGCGACATCGAAATTGCTCTCATCATGTTCTCACCATCTGGTCGTGTCAGTCATTTTTCAGGCAAAAAAAG CTTGGTACGGAATAAAGAG ATTTTGCTAAGCACCTTGAAGAAACTTCAAGCTGAACATGATTTTGTTCTTCAACTTGCAAG TTCTACTACAAATACTACCACTAACTCAAATGTAGAG GAACTTCATCGGGAAATCAATAATTTACGACAACAAATACAATTGGCCGAGGAGCAATTAAG GGTGTATGAGCCTGAGCCTGAGCCTTTAACACTCACATCCATGGCCGAGTTTGAATCGTGCGAGAAGAACCTTGAACAAGTTTTAACACGTATTACTCAAAGAAAG AATTATCTCACGACGAATCATTTATCCTCTTTCACTGATCCATCTAGTGTACAG ATGTACTTGGATGCGCAAGAAGGGATGCCAAACTCATTTGGAAATGACGTGGTGGGTTGGTTGCCAGACAATGGACAATCCCAAAACCCAACTCAGTATTGTGCAGGATCTGAATCTCCTTCAATTCCTGTTAG GAATCAATCATCAATGAATACGGTGTATGACCCGATGGGACATGGAACAAACATGAGTGAAATGGGGGGTTGCCATGTCACCACCACCTCAAGTAACGATGGTCTTCCATCATGGCATCACAACTACAGTTCAACGGAGCTCCTTTCTGCTTTCATGTCCTCTCCTACATCATTCCCTCTTATTAAG GATATAGGAGATCCAAGTATTCCGACAAAGCAGGAGCAGGTGGAGAGTGGAACAAATTTCCCACAAATGCCATGTCGCGATGAAG
- the LOC107911445 gene encoding agamous-like MADS-box protein AGL104 isoform X1 has product MGRVKLQIKRIENDTNRQVTFSKRRNGLIKKAYELSILCDIEIALIMFSPSGRVSHFSGKKRIEDVLSRYINLPDQDRGCLVRNKEILLSTLKKLQAEHDFVLQLASSTTNTTTNSNVEELHREINNLRQQIQLAEEQLRVYEPEPEPLTLTSMAEFESCEKNLEQVLTRITQRKNYLTTNHLSSFTDPSSVQMYLDAQEGMPNSFGNDVVGWLPDNGQSQNPTQYCAGSESPSIPVRNQSSMNTVYDPMGHGTNMSEMGGCHVTTTSSNDGLPSWHHNYSSTELLSAFMSSPTSFPLIKDIGDPSIPTKQEQVESGTNFPQMPCRDEDLLKILDEMTKMVNE; this is encoded by the exons ATGGGTCGTGTTAAACTTCAAATTAAAAGGATCGAGAATGATACCAACCGACAAGTCACCTTCTCCAAACGTAGAAATGGACTAATCAAGAAAGCTTATGAGCTTTCCATCCTTTGCGACATCGAAATTGCTCTCATCATGTTCTCACCATCTGGTCGTGTCAGTCATTTTTCAGGCAAAAAAAG AATTGAAGATGTGCTTAGTCGATACATAAATTTACCTGATCAAGATAGAGGATG CTTGGTACGGAATAAAGAG ATTTTGCTAAGCACCTTGAAGAAACTTCAAGCTGAACATGATTTTGTTCTTCAACTTGCAAG TTCTACTACAAATACTACCACTAACTCAAATGTAGAG GAACTTCATCGGGAAATCAATAATTTACGACAACAAATACAATTGGCCGAGGAGCAATTAAG GGTGTATGAGCCTGAGCCTGAGCCTTTAACACTCACATCCATGGCCGAGTTTGAATCGTGCGAGAAGAACCTTGAACAAGTTTTAACACGTATTACTCAAAGAAAG AATTATCTCACGACGAATCATTTATCCTCTTTCACTGATCCATCTAGTGTACAG ATGTACTTGGATGCGCAAGAAGGGATGCCAAACTCATTTGGAAATGACGTGGTGGGTTGGTTGCCAGACAATGGACAATCCCAAAACCCAACTCAGTATTGTGCAGGATCTGAATCTCCTTCAATTCCTGTTAG GAATCAATCATCAATGAATACGGTGTATGACCCGATGGGACATGGAACAAACATGAGTGAAATGGGGGGTTGCCATGTCACCACCACCTCAAGTAACGATGGTCTTCCATCATGGCATCACAACTACAGTTCAACGGAGCTCCTTTCTGCTTTCATGTCCTCTCCTACATCATTCCCTCTTATTAAG GATATAGGAGATCCAAGTATTCCGACAAAGCAGGAGCAGGTGGAGAGTGGAACAAATTTCCCACAAATGCCATGTCGCGATGAAG